The Chamaesiphon minutus PCC 6605 DNA window CGAACTACCTGCAATAACGACCTTTTGGGAACGCGGATTTTGCTTGACAAAATTAGCAACTCGCTCCGCCATCGTCTCATCCCATAATAATTGGGCATTGTAAAATCTGTCGAAACTTTTGCTCGAAATCGAAACAATCCCGGCATGTTGACGGTAACTACCCAAAATCATCTGCTGATATTTGGCGTTAGAGCGATCGATTTCCGTCAGTGGCGGTATCCATTGTCGTTCGGCTGCTGTGAGGCTCTCCAAGCCTTCTCTGGCTGCCTTACGAGTGATTTCGGTAGGGGTATTGAGGGCGATGACTGGCAAACGATTGGCTTTAGCAAATTCTAAAATTGGTGCGTAATCTTCCCATTTATATCCCCAGCGTTTATCAAATTCCGATTGCACTCGCAACTCGGCAACAGTAATTTTGCCCGCTAAATAGCGATCGAGTAGCGGCTGCGCTGGACGCTGAAACATTTCCATGCCGATGGCGACCTGTGGGTTATGCTGAAATAAGGCTTCAATAATTGCCAACTGATGTTGACGATCGATCGGTCGATCGTGAGTTTCACCTAGATAGATGACATTGGCAGTTTTGAGCTGTGCGACGATTTGCTGTTGTTGCGATGTAAATCGGACATCGTTTTGAGCAGACGAGTTGGCACTCGCAGTGGGCATCATCACGATCGTATTACTAGCTACAATTACAATTAACCCCCAAACAAATACGGCAATCCGGCGTATATTCATATCAACGCTACATACTATTATTCAGTTAACATAACGCACTACCTCATTGTCCGCATCACTAACCGCAGATAGATCGTCATGGCAGAAACTACGGATATTCGCTCTCAAATTCCCACAGAGAGTTCGATCGAAAAATTGAGTTACCAAGCCATGTCCGCCAACTGGTTTGAGTATCCGATCGTGGTACATCCCCACCACACCGACTATGGCGGGATTGTCTGGCACGGTACCTATCTCACCTGGATGGAAGAAGCTAGAGTCGAATGCCTAAAATCGATTGGAATTGATTTTGCCGATTTGGTATCGATGGGTTGCGATCTCCCGGTAGTGGATCTATCACTTCGCTATCATCGATCGCTTAAAATGGGCGAGTCGGCAATCGTCAAAACCCGCACCATCGATATGGAAGGCGTGCGGATTATCTGGGAATATGAAATCCAATCAGCCGATCGCGAAATTACCTACCTAACTGGGATGGTAACCCTCGTCGCGGTCGATCGGGAAAAAGGTAAAATCATGCGCCAATTACCAAATACGGTTAAAGATGCCTTGGTGAAAATGCGGGAGTAAGATAATTACGGATTGCAAATTGTGAATTTTGCAGATTCCCACTACCTTCTCCGTTCTAAAACCATCTCTACATAACATTAGTTGTCGGGACTGGCGCATGTCGATCGTCAGCAGCACTCTGCCAGTAAACTTCTTCCAAACCCACCTGAAAATCTGCCGTCATCCATACCAAACCAGCTTGAGTTACCTTGCCATCAATCATGGTAACCAGCGAAAAGTTACGGACGGTACGTTCGATCGTCGAGAGAATGCGCGGACAGCGTGCCGCATTGAGATAAACCGTGTCGGGACGAACCACAATCGGCTGGCGTAGGCGTTCTTTGGTATGTCTGAGCTTATGGTGCATGTGCCCGAATGTCACCAGCGGAATCGATTTACCCCGCTCCTGGAGTTGCGCGATGGCTGCGGCTAAATCCGGATCGCCGTAATCGCCACCGATAGGTTCGCCCCAATCTTTACCACATATCGATTCGGGATCTTCGCCTAGTCCAGTTGGCCCATTGTGACCGATGATAATCAAATGTTCGCAAGTCGCATTCATCCCCATCTCTACAATCCGCTGAGTAGATGCCTCAAAACTAGCGATACCATATCTGGCTTGATAAAAATCGCTATATTTCCACTCCATACCACCCCAGCTAAAGGGACGACTCCCCACGACCGAAAGATTGAATTGCGGAAAATCTAACTTGCCATAACCAACCGAACTCGCTCCCAACAGGTCGATTTGTTGCTGCACGCGATCTTCGACCTTCGGGTCGTAAGGGCGTTTGCTGCGACCCCAATCGCTAGCAGTATACCAAGCATCGTGATTGCCAAAGATTGCCGCTTTGGGCAAATTTAAAGCTGCCAACCGCCCGACTAGTTCGACCGCTTCGTTACCAAAATCACCAACTAATAATACTAAATCTACGTCTAAATGTTGAAGCGCGATCGCATCGGCTTCTTCCCATTGGTCGTGAACGTCGCCAACGATCGCAATTCTAATCGGTTTGGGAGAATTCTCCAGCATGGTTGTGATGAGCACTTAACTTGCGCCTTCATCATTATAGGGGCTGATGGATGGATGGGTGGATGAATAGATGGGGAAGATTTTCATCCAAAATCAGCTAGGGAGCCTTGTAAGTAAAGAAGCGATTGAAGATCCCGATCGATTCGATCCGAGTATTGAAGTTGGCAACCGGAACGGAGATATCCGATCGATAAATGCTAAATAAGAACAAATTCTGACGAGATGTAGTAGCAGATAGCAGCGGACGAAGTTGTGGCAGATAGGCGGAGACTGCTGCCCGACAAGGCCCCTGAACCAGAATACCCAATCCACCCGGATCGCGATCGCATTGGTCTCTAGCCAGATTGCCAATTTGCTCGACCGCATAGGTTTCATACGCCGCTCGATCGGGATTGGTCGCGGCTAGTCCGCCTAATGCAAAAATACCGAGTAATGCTATTTGCCACCGTGCCATATTTACGATCGACTCACTCACTAAAATTATTCTACAGCAGCACTAGACTAATTTACAGAAGCTATGTTATAGTGAGTTTTACGTCTATGACATGGCGAGCGTCGCCTAGTGGTTATGGCAGAGGTTTGTGGTACCTCCACTCGCGGGTTCGAATCCCGTCGTTCGCCCTTTTAAACACCACACGAAAACCCCCAAAGTTGTTTGGGGGTTTTTCAGTTTTTAGGCTAAATCTAATATACGGTTTTGAAGTTCGATCTTCTGTCTTGACGCATCGACCTAGAGGTTCTCGCCAGATCGATGCATCGCAATTATCAATTACTAAATCAAGCCGCCGCGCTATTGGGCATCAAGCGTTCGATACCTTGCTTGACGAGCGTTTGCATGTAAGCGACGCGTTCGTTGGCTTGGAAGACCTTTTGGAGGGTATTGCCGAGCAAATCGAGATTCCAGTCGCGGGCGGGTTCGGCAGCAACGAGATCTTGAGCTTCGAGATATTCAACCAGAGTCAAACCAGCGATGTGGGTCAAATAAGCAGCACTTATGCCTTGCACCAATCCGCCAGCGACATAAGTTACAGCATTAGTCTTGAGCACTCCCGCAACTGTCTGCGTACACAGTTCTACCAATCCTAATTTCAACATGACATTACCCATCGCGCCAGCAGCGGATTGAGCGTGTTCTAAGGAGAATTTTTGTTGATAAATCGCCCCCAAATCCATTACCATTTGAGCGTTAACTGCCGCAGTCGCGAGTAGATCTAATGCGGGTACCGGATTTGCAAAAGCTGCGGCACCAACAATCCACTGATTTTGTTCGACCAGCGGTAACGCGCGCTCGCGTCTGACTCGATTGAGTTCGGTTTTAGCAACAACTCGCACGCCAGCAATTTGACGATAAGTACTCGCCCATAAGAGTTTTTCGCTCTCTGTCGCTAGGATCTGAGTCAGTTGGCTTGCCAAGCTACCGATGTCTGCTGGCGGTAATTCTCGGCTCTTAAGCACACTGCCATCGGCTTGAATTTTGCGAACTTCAATCGGTGCGGGTGCGGTACTAGTCGCTACAATATCTGAAGCGGCGATCGTCCCCTTGACTGTCACTTGCAGTTTTTGGAGAATCAGATTGCGTTCGTCTGGTAAATAACGATCGGCTTGGTTGAATAGTAAAATTACGCGCTGATGAGCTTGATGCAGTGCGGTGAGATATTTATATTCACTAGCCGTCAAGTCACCATTGGTGACAAATAAGACTAAATCCGAATTTAGTGCCATTCGTTCGGCGGTGGCGTTAGCTGTCTGACTCTGCGCGCCGCTGGTAAATAAGCCTGGTGTCTCGATGTACTTCAGCGGTGTCATTGACGGGACGGGATGTTCCACCAGTAGCTTCATCAAACTGCTTTTACCCACTTTTTGTCCGCCCGTAATGGCAATATGACGATCGGGTCGAGTTAAATTGGTCTGAGCTTGAAGTAATTGTTGTTGTAATAGCGCGATGTGTGCCGAATCAGGACTTTCGATCGCTAATTGACCGATGGCTAATTCTACTTGATTCAACACGCGATTCAGCGTGAGGCGATTTATATTTACGATGACTGGGGCTGCTTGTCCCTGGGTGCCACGCTGACTATACCACCAGTAACCACCGCCAGCGGCGAGTGTGCCCAGTGTCAACCAATCGCCTATGCCTGCGAGGTTGTGTGAAATACTATCCAAACCCCACAAGCCCAATGTTAGCCCAATCCCACCAACTAAAAGCGGACGCTGTAATTGCACAGTCATATATGCCCCGTCAATTCAATGCTAAAGAATCATACCCATTATCTCTAGACTACCCGATTTAGACCGATCGGCGCAGGTGAGATACCGATCTTTACCTGAGCTAAATATGGGGGTTTCCCGCTCTGTTCGATCGAATTGACTTCGTACACCTAGTGTGGCTGGATTTATGTATGAAAACTAGAGATGGGAGCGAAGGGCGGGGGCGAGAAGGACATAATGCCAAAGCTAGATCCTACTCTAAATCAGCGATGCTGCTGTGTCCTGTTCTTTGCGCTCCCCGCCCTACCCCCACCAAAATAGCAACCAACTTGATGTTATTGACGACTAAGTATTGTGCCTACTCAATTCGAGTGTAATCTTGCCACCAAAATCTGGTATTGGTGCGCCTGGTTTGTGTAGTTTTAACTCTACAGATTGCACCTTATCGATCGCTAATACTTTAGTAATAATTGTCTCAGCAAGTTTTTCAATCAGGGCAAACTTCGCTGTGGCAATTATTTCTTTGACAGTTGAAATGACACTCCGATAATCGAGTGTATCCTCGATCCGATCGCTTTGACCCGATGGTGCTAAATCTAGACCGATTCGTAAATCGACCTCAAACCACTGTCCGAGTATTTGCTCCTCTGGCAAAAGTCCTGTATAACCGTAACAACGAATCCCCGTTAATTGAATTGCATCCATAAATTTGAAAGTCGTACCAAAAGTTAGCGATCGTCACCGAGCCAAATTTGGCCAGCGTCTTGTCATCTTATCGCGATCGCTAGTTAATTATGTCATCACAAAAATTTAGTACTAGGATTTAATTAATTCCTGGCCAATTGCCCTGATTCATCTCATTCCATACTTCATCGATTAACATGCCAGAATTTTCTGGTTTGCCCAAATCCTGAAGATTCATTCCCTCATCCGCACCTTCCGACATCCCATTAGCTTCAAAATTAAGTAAATCGTGTTCGGAAAAATCCAAGCCTAGATCTGTCAGATCCAACTCCATTCTGCCATTTGGTACGAAGATTCCCCGATCCTGATTATCTCGATCGAATTCAAAAGCAATTTCATCAAAACTGTTATGATGCGGAACGTTGGCATCGGGATGATGTTCTTCTGGTTCTAAGGTAGTTTCGGCATGATGTGGAATCGATGGCTCAAAAATGTTTGTTGGCACGGAACTAGCTACTGTTGCGGCTACAGCAGCAGTACCGATAGCTGCTGCGACGGGTACTGCCATCGGCACGGGATCGGGACTATCGGCAATCGATGTTGGTGTCGTTGCTGGAGATTCGAGGCTACTCTGATGATGAACATCGTCAGTGGGAGCCGAAAAGCTCGGCGGTGGGGGTGGTTGAATGGTATTTGTAGTTGGAGCGGTAGTAGGATGATTTGCAGCAGGTACAGTGCTATTACTGAGATTCTGCGCTGCGGCATTTGGCTCGTCGTCTGGGCAAAATTCCAAACACAACCTAATCCGACCTTTTTGCCAACCATTAGAGCCAAATCTCAGAGCTTCGCAATCGATACCCTGAGGGCTGAACCAGCCATTGTTTTCTTCATTCCAATTTTCGATCGCCTTTTTGAGATGACTTTCGATCGCTTCGCTTAATTCGCCCACCCTAAAAGTTCGATGACCGCTTAAGACCTGGGTATCGTGCTGAACTGAAATAACTTCTCCACTTTCCAGTGATTCAAAGTGCTCGCTCATAAATATTCTCCAAATAATTCGATCGAATTTCGATAGGTCGAGCTGATATTGTTGATGGGAATTCCCATCAACAATATATTACAGGAACCAACCGTAACTGTGTAGTCCTTTGCCCAACAGATTTACACCCAAATAACAAATCCACACAACTACAAATCCAGCCGAAGCCAAAAGCGCGGGTTTGCGTCCTTGCCAACCTTTCGTAATGCGTGAATGTAAATAAGCCGCAAATACCAACCACAAAATCAACGCCCAAGTTTCCTTAGGATCCCAGCTCCAATAAGAACCCCAAGCTTCGTTTGCCCACACACCACCTGCAATAATGCCGATCGTCAGTAATGGAAATCCCAAGCCGATAATCCGATAACTGATATTATCGAGCGTGTCAGCTAAACTTAACCGCTGCGGTGTAAGAGTGGCTGTTGCCGACATGGCCGGAAGTTCGAGGACTGCTGTATTACCGACATCGGATTTCGAGATCGCCATCGGTTGGGCAGGACTAATTGGCTCGCTAGTTTGAGTAGCCAAACTACTAGTTAAGCGATAACCGCTACCGCCAAACGAACTTCCGCGTAATTCGACTTCTTGACCGCGAGTGATAAACAAAAAGGCGATCGCCAAGACAGAGCCTACCAATAAGGTGGCGTATGATAGCATCATCACGCTGACATGCATCATCAACCAGTTAGATTTTAATGCGGGTACTAGTGGTGCCGATGCCTGCATATCGTCGGGTAGTTTCAATGCGGCAAAAGCGGTAATCAACATTGCCACAGGCGCGGTGACAACTCCTACTAGCGCACTCCGACTGATAGTTTCAGCAAATAGGTGCATCGCGGTGATGCCCCAAGTCAGGAAAAATAGCGATTCGTATAAGTTACTTAGTGGAAAATAACCTGCTTCGATCCAGCGCGCGCTCAACAGAGCTGCGATGCAGAGATTGGCAACCGCCATGCCAGTAGTGCCCAAGTTTTGCAAAAATGGAATTTTGGGAAAAGCGGCACCGACCCAATAAATTAGCATCGTTGCAAATAAGATGCCAAAAGAGATGTTGTCCAGTTGGTTCTGGAGCGATATTAAGTTCATATATTAGCTATCTTGCGATCTATCGATTTGAACGTGGAAATGTAAACTGGAACTGAATCGTCGGCGTAGTCAACCGGAGGTAGTCGCGCTTGCGCTGCTAGCCGCAGCGATAACTCTCAACCGCCAACTCAATTTATTCTGGCCAATCGGGAATCACCCAAACTGGTGGAGCCGTCAATTTCTTCCGCCGCGCTTCCTCGGCGATCTCGTGCATTTTATCTAATGAAGTTTCGTTAATAAATTTGGATGCGGACTCGACGTGCGCTTGATTTTGGCAACTATCGGGCTGAATGCACCCGTTGACACAAACTTCGCTACAGTTAATTGTCTTACTTTCCACTGGATCTAGATCGAGAATTTATAAAGTTATTAATATTTTAGCTCAATTACCACTGTGCCCTCGGTGGGGATCTCTCTATCGATCGAGTGATGGGTGTGGGGAGCGGGGAGACAGGGGAGTGGAGGAGCGGGTACCACCTTAGGGCGATAGCGTCTTGCTCTTAACATTTAACAAGGCTCGAACTCCACTGGTTCAACACTGGTATCAGTTGGTATGAGTCTAAACTCACTATTGTCCGTGATGCTGTGCGCTCTTATCTGTCTGCGCCTTAGTTTGTGCTTTCTGCAACTGCGTAACGCCTAAGTCATAAAAAAAGAGACTGTACGCAGATTGTTACAGTCTCCTAAAACTATTTAACGATTACTTTCTAGATCGCAGTCTTAAGAACCAACTTTAGCCGTCGAGCGTTGTTTGCGACGACCGACTGGTACTGCATTATTTTGATTCGCACCCGCATCTTCAGGCGACTGCATCATTAATACTAACAACGGACGACTTTGGAGTTCGCGACGGACTAAGCGTTGGAGCGCAGCTTCTAATTCGATTTGCAATCCAGTCCAGTCTACATCGACTTGGCCGGATTCAAAGGTGCGGGCGAACCGTCCCCACCGATCGATCAGCGTATTTTCGATCGTTTTTTGAATCAAAGCAGCGACTAATGACTGCTCGACACCAGTGACGACACCACGCAGGTTGACCTGTGGTTTGACCATCATTTTACCATCCATGCCGATCGCGACTGCTACAGTTACGACGCCATCGCCAGCAAGCTGTTTGCGCTCTTCCATGACTTGTGCTTGGTCGTGGACGATCCCAGCATTATCGACGAGTTGAACTCCCGAAGGTACCTTACCATTCTTGCCGATACTATTTTCGGTCAGTTCGACAATGTCACCATTATCGATAATCACCATATTTTCAGCCGGAATGCCCATACTTTGAGCGGTTTGGGAGTGCTTGATGAGCATCCGGTGTTCGCCATGAACGGGGATAAAGTATTTCGGACGGGTGAGGCTGAGCATCAATTTCTGGTCTTCCTGACAGCCGTGTCCAGAAACGTGAATGCCTTTGTCGCGCCCGTAAATGACGTTAGCACCTTGCATCATCAATTTATCGATCGTGTTGACTACAGCAATCGTATTGCCCGGAATTGGGTTAGCAGAGAAGATAATTGTATCGCCTTTACGAATCCGCACTTGACGGTGTTGACCGTTGGCAATCCGCGTCATGGCGGCGAGGGTTTCACCCTGAGAACCTGTAGTTAGGACTAATACTTTATCATCAGGGAGATGGTTTGCTGATTGCAGTGGCTCAAACACATCATCGGGACAGTTAATGTAGCCTAAGTTGCGAGCGTGAGCGATCACGTTGAGCATCGATCGACCGACAACGCAGACTTTGCGATTGTACTTCATGGCTAGCTCGATCGTCATATTGATCCGGTGGACGGATGACGAGAAGGTAGTCACCATCACTCGACCTTTGGCTTGCGAGATAAACCTGTCGAGGTTGGGGAAAACGGAACGTTCGGAAGGTGTAAAGCCAGGGATCTCAGAGTTGGTAGAATCGCTGATCAAACACAGGACGCCTTTTTCACCATGCTCGGCAAGCTTGGCATAATCGTAAGCTTCGCCATCGACGGGGGTATGGTCGAATTTAAAGTCGCCTGTATGGATGACTACGCCGACGGGAGTATGTAGCGCAACTGTAAAGCTATCGGCGATCGAGTGGGTATTGCGAATGAACTCGACAAAGAAGGATTGACCGATGCGGACGATATCGCGCGGGGCGACTGTTTTAATTTTCGTGCGATCGGCGACGCCTGCTTCTTCAAGCTTACCTTGCAACAAGGCCATAGCTAGGCGAGGGCCGTAGATGACGGGGATGTCAAATTGCTTGAGGTGATAGGGAATCCCACCGATATGATCTTCATGTCCGTGGGTGACGATCATCCCTTTGATTTTGTGCTGATTTTCCCGCAGATAAGTCATATCTGGCAAGACGATATTGATACCGTGCATACCATCGGTAGGGAATGCCAAGCCTGCATCTAGCAATAAAATCTCATCGTTTATTTCAAAGACGCAGGTGTTTTTACCAATTTCATGCAAACCACCCAATGGAATCACTTTTAGAGTTGGTTCGGATGAATTTTTGTTGGCTACGGGGGTGGTGGATGATTTAAGAATTGGACTCATTTAGATAAACTTAGATAGTTGGATGAATTTTAAACAAAACTGTTCGAGTCGATTTTTTAATCGGTTGCAATTAACTTAATTTGCTGTCCGACTTTGATAATGTAAATCGAATTTTTATATGTAGTCGATCGCCAGATCTGTTTTCGCTCTCAGATCCCGGACAAACGAAACTTATTTCCTTAATGAAAATTGCTACAATCCGGAATCTAACGACTGCTACTGTTGACTACAATACTCTATCCTCAAGAGAAAACAGGTAAGACAACTTGCTAAAACTATGCGCTGGAAATTTGCACTTGCTACTATTAAACTAACTGAATATTTATCGTTCTAGGTCGAGAGTATTGGAATTCGCTCTTGTGTCGATCTAGTTCTGATTTTTAATGATACCGATCGGGCTTGACTCGATCGACCTGACAAAGTTGATGCTGCTAACTTGTCAAATTTTAACCTTGCAGCTTTAGAAGCTCGTGGATATTTTTCTCCGTTACCTTAGTTGTATCATAATATTTGTAATGGGTCAATCGTTGGCGTAGCCTACCGGAGGTAATCGCCGATTGTGGTAATTACTACCTGAGTCGATCGAGGGTGAAATTAAATCGTTATTTTGCTATTTTAAGTAGTCCTTGTTGTTGGAGCAACTGCTGGAGCTGCGGCAATAATTCTGAGGGTAACTCGCACATTGGCAATCTCAGTCCGCCGACTTCCCAACCTTGCAATTTTAAAGCTGCTTTAATTGGCATTGGATTTGGTGCGAAAAACAGCCCTTTGAATAGAGGGAGCATTTTGATGTGCATCTGAGTCGCAAGCTGGTTGTGTCCCGATTCAAAAGCCGCAACCATCGCCTGGATTTCTTTCCCGACTAAATGACTGGCAACGCTGACTACTCCATATCCGCCTACTGACAGCATTGGTAATGTCAACGAATCATCACCAGAGTAAATTTTAAAATTTGGTGGTGTGAGGCTGCGAATCTGACTGACTATATCTAGATTACCCGTAGCTTCCTTAATTGCTACAATTCCATCTAGTTTAGCTAATTTAGAGATCGTCTCTGGCTCTAAGTGTTGCCCCGTCCGACCGGGGATATTATAGAGCATCATCGGTAAGTCACAAGCTGACGCGATCGCCTCGAAGTGCTGGTACAAACCAATCTGTGGGGGTTTGTTATAGTAAGGTACCACTTGCAAACTTCCATCTACTCCTAGTTTAGCAGCTTTTTGAGTGGCTTCGATCGCCTCGCTAGTAGAATTTGACCCCGTACCCGCAATTACTTTGACTTTGCCCGCTACCGCCTTTTGCACGACTTGAAATAGTTCGTACTCTTCTTCCCAACTCAGTGTCGGCGACTCGCCTGTCGTCCCGCAGACGACAATGCCATCCGAACCATTTGCCGCTAAATGCGCGGCTAATTTCTCGGCTTCGGCGTAGTGG harbors:
- a CDS encoding ChaN family lipoprotein, which codes for MNIRRIAVFVWGLIVIVASNTIVMMPTASANSSAQNDVRFTSQQQQIVAQLKTANVIYLGETHDRPIDRQHQLAIIEALFQHNPQVAIGMEMFQRPAQPLLDRYLAGKITVAELRVQSEFDKRWGYKWEDYAPILEFAKANRLPVIALNTPTEITRKAAREGLESLTAAERQWIPPLTEIDRSNAKYQQMILGSYRQHAGIVSISSKSFDRFYNAQLLWDETMAERVANFVKQNPRSQKVVIAGSSHIIYGYGIPDRVLRRVSGPKFTQKTVLLSLDRDLLTSPKPADFIWETVNN
- a CDS encoding acyl-CoA thioesterase — its product is MAETTDIRSQIPTESSIEKLSYQAMSANWFEYPIVVHPHHTDYGGIVWHGTYLTWMEEARVECLKSIGIDFADLVSMGCDLPVVDLSLRYHRSLKMGESAIVKTRTIDMEGVRIIWEYEIQSADREITYLTGMVTLVAVDREKGKIMRQLPNTVKDALVKMRE
- a CDS encoding TIGR04168 family protein, whose product is MLENSPKPIRIAIVGDVHDQWEEADAIALQHLDVDLVLLVGDFGNEAVELVGRLAALNLPKAAIFGNHDAWYTASDWGRSKRPYDPKVEDRVQQQIDLLGASSVGYGKLDFPQFNLSVVGSRPFSWGGMEWKYSDFYQARYGIASFEASTQRIVEMGMNATCEHLIIIGHNGPTGLGEDPESICGKDWGEPIGGDYGDPDLAAAIAQLQERGKSIPLVTFGHMHHKLRHTKERLRQPIVVRPDTVYLNAARCPRILSTIERTVRNFSLVTMIDGKVTQAGLVWMTADFQVGLEEVYWQSAADDRHAPVPTTNVM
- a CDS encoding DUF4359 domain-containing protein is translated as MSESIVNMARWQIALLGIFALGGLAATNPDRAAYETYAVEQIGNLARDQCDRDPGGLGILVQGPCRAAVSAYLPQLRPLLSATTSRQNLFLFSIYRSDISVPVANFNTRIESIGIFNRFFTYKAP
- a CDS encoding YcjF family protein; this translates as MTVQLQRPLLVGGIGLTLGLWGLDSISHNLAGIGDWLTLGTLAAGGGYWWYSQRGTQGQAAPVIVNINRLTLNRVLNQVELAIGQLAIESPDSAHIALLQQQLLQAQTNLTRPDRHIAITGGQKVGKSSLMKLLVEHPVPSMTPLKYIETPGLFTSGAQSQTANATAERMALNSDLVLFVTNGDLTASEYKYLTALHQAHQRVILLFNQADRYLPDERNLILQKLQVTVKGTIAASDIVATSTAPAPIEVRKIQADGSVLKSRELPPADIGSLASQLTQILATESEKLLWASTYRQIAGVRVVAKTELNRVRRERALPLVEQNQWIVGAAAFANPVPALDLLATAAVNAQMVMDLGAIYQQKFSLEHAQSAAGAMGNVMLKLGLVELCTQTVAGVLKTNAVTYVAGGLVQGISAAYLTHIAGLTLVEYLEAQDLVAAEPARDWNLDLLGNTLQKVFQANERVAYMQTLVKQGIERLMPNSAAA
- the folB gene encoding dihydroneopterin aldolase; translation: MDAIQLTGIRCYGYTGLLPEEQILGQWFEVDLRIGLDLAPSGQSDRIEDTLDYRSVISTVKEIIATAKFALIEKLAETIITKVLAIDKVQSVELKLHKPGAPIPDFGGKITLELSRHNT
- a CDS encoding KGK domain-containing protein produces the protein MSEHFESLESGEVISVQHDTQVLSGHRTFRVGELSEAIESHLKKAIENWNEENNGWFSPQGIDCEALRFGSNGWQKGRIRLCLEFCPDDEPNAAAQNLSNSTVPAANHPTTAPTTNTIQPPPPPSFSAPTDDVHHQSSLESPATTPTSIADSPDPVPMAVPVAAAIGTAAVAATVASSVPTNIFEPSIPHHAETTLEPEEHHPDANVPHHNSFDEIAFEFDRDNQDRGIFVPNGRMELDLTDLGLDFSEHDLLNFEANGMSEGADEGMNLQDLGKPENSGMLIDEVWNEMNQGNWPGIN
- the ccsB gene encoding c-type cytochrome biogenesis protein CcsB; its protein translation is MNLISLQNQLDNISFGILFATMLIYWVGAAFPKIPFLQNLGTTGMAVANLCIAALLSARWIEAGYFPLSNLYESLFFLTWGITAMHLFAETISRSALVGVVTAPVAMLITAFAALKLPDDMQASAPLVPALKSNWLMMHVSVMMLSYATLLVGSVLAIAFLFITRGQEVELRGSSFGGSGYRLTSSLATQTSEPISPAQPMAISKSDVGNTAVLELPAMSATATLTPQRLSLADTLDNISYRIIGLGFPLLTIGIIAGGVWANEAWGSYWSWDPKETWALILWLVFAAYLHSRITKGWQGRKPALLASAGFVVVWICYLGVNLLGKGLHSYGWFL
- a CDS encoding ribonuclease J, with product MSPILKSSTTPVANKNSSEPTLKVIPLGGLHEIGKNTCVFEINDEILLLDAGLAFPTDGMHGINIVLPDMTYLRENQHKIKGMIVTHGHEDHIGGIPYHLKQFDIPVIYGPRLAMALLQGKLEEAGVADRTKIKTVAPRDIVRIGQSFFVEFIRNTHSIADSFTVALHTPVGVVIHTGDFKFDHTPVDGEAYDYAKLAEHGEKGVLCLISDSTNSEIPGFTPSERSVFPNLDRFISQAKGRVMVTTFSSSVHRINMTIELAMKYNRKVCVVGRSMLNVIAHARNLGYINCPDDVFEPLQSANHLPDDKVLVLTTGSQGETLAAMTRIANGQHRQVRIRKGDTIIFSANPIPGNTIAVVNTIDKLMMQGANVIYGRDKGIHVSGHGCQEDQKLMLSLTRPKYFIPVHGEHRMLIKHSQTAQSMGIPAENMVIIDNGDIVELTENSIGKNGKVPSGVQLVDNAGIVHDQAQVMEERKQLAGDGVVTVAVAIGMDGKMMVKPQVNLRGVVTGVEQSLVAALIQKTIENTLIDRWGRFARTFESGQVDVDWTGLQIELEAALQRLVRRELQSRPLLVLMMQSPEDAGANQNNAVPVGRRKQRSTAKVGS
- the dapA gene encoding 4-hydroxy-tetrahydrodipicolinate synthase — translated: MTIDFGRVITAMITPFDLEGNVHYAEAEKLAAHLAANGSDGIVVCGTTGESPTLSWEEEYELFQVVQKAVAGKVKVIAGTGSNSTSEAIEATQKAAKLGVDGSLQVVPYYNKPPQIGLYQHFEAIASACDLPMMLYNIPGRTGQHLEPETISKLAKLDGIVAIKEATGNLDIVSQIRSLTPPNFKIYSGDDSLTLPMLSVGGYGVVSVASHLVGKEIQAMVAAFESGHNQLATQMHIKMLPLFKGLFFAPNPMPIKAALKLQGWEVGGLRLPMCELPSELLPQLQQLLQQQGLLKIAK